A genomic window from Pseudogulbenkiania sp. MAI-1 includes:
- the glmS gene encoding glutamine--fructose-6-phosphate transaminase (isomerizing) — protein sequence MCGIVGAIAARNVVPVLVEGLKRLEYRGYDSAGVAVLAGDEIRRVRRVGRVAEMESATVAEGLDGQLGIGHTRWATHGGVTEPNAHPHISHGQIAVVHNGIIENHEEQRERLRALGYSFESQTDTEVIAHLVHHYYQTATNLFEAVRRAVRELTGAYAIGVIALDRPDELICARMGCPLLVGLGEGENFIASDVSAILSATRRVIFLEEGDLGHITRDGVSLIDKDDQPVERAVHVSDVSLASLELGPYSHFMQKEIHEQPKALSDTIEAVLDAGFAAELFGPNAAALLPTLEGVKILACGTSYYAGLTAKYWVESIAGVPCDVEIASEYRYRDAWANPKHLVVTISQSGETLDTMEALKYAKSLGHSAALSICNVRESAIPRASELVFYTRAGAEIGVASTKAFTTQLVALFALAVTLGKVRGRVSDEQQAQYLDELRHLPGSVQHALNLEPQIKAWADKFAAKNDALFLGRGLHYPIALEGALKLKEISYIHAEAYPAGELKHGPLALVDSNMPVVVIAPNDSLLEKVKSNMQEVRARGGELFVFADLDSHFSESEGVHVIRTPRHVGVLSPVVHAIPVQLLAYHAALARGTDVDKPRNLAKSVTVE from the coding sequence ATGTGTGGCATTGTCGGCGCGATCGCAGCGCGTAATGTGGTTCCGGTTCTGGTCGAAGGCCTCAAGCGCCTCGAGTACCGTGGTTACGACTCGGCCGGCGTGGCCGTGCTGGCGGGCGACGAGATCCGCCGCGTGCGCCGTGTGGGCCGCGTCGCCGAGATGGAAAGCGCCACCGTGGCCGAAGGCCTGGACGGCCAGCTCGGTATCGGCCACACCCGTTGGGCGACGCACGGCGGCGTGACCGAACCCAATGCCCACCCACACATCTCGCACGGCCAGATCGCCGTGGTGCACAACGGCATCATCGAAAACCACGAAGAGCAGCGCGAGCGGCTGCGCGCCTTGGGCTACAGCTTCGAATCGCAGACCGACACCGAGGTCATCGCCCACCTGGTGCACCACTATTACCAGACTGCAACCAACCTGTTCGAGGCGGTGCGCCGCGCCGTGCGCGAGTTGACCGGCGCTTACGCCATCGGCGTGATCGCGCTGGACCGTCCGGACGAGCTGATCTGCGCCCGCATGGGCTGCCCGCTGCTGGTGGGCCTGGGCGAAGGCGAGAACTTCATCGCCTCCGACGTCTCCGCCATCCTGTCCGCCACGCGCCGCGTGATCTTCCTGGAAGAGGGCGACCTGGGCCATATCACCCGCGACGGCGTCAGTCTGATCGACAAGGACGACCAGCCGGTGGAACGCGCCGTGCACGTCTCGGACGTCTCGCTGGCCTCGCTGGAACTGGGCCCGTACAGCCACTTCATGCAGAAGGAAATCCACGAGCAGCCCAAGGCCCTGTCCGACACCATCGAAGCGGTGCTCGACGCGGGCTTCGCGGCCGAGCTGTTCGGCCCCAACGCCGCCGCGCTGCTGCCGACGCTGGAAGGCGTCAAGATTCTCGCCTGCGGCACCAGCTACTATGCCGGCCTGACCGCCAAGTACTGGGTCGAAAGCATCGCCGGCGTACCGTGCGACGTCGAGATCGCCAGCGAATACCGCTACCGCGACGCCTGGGCCAACCCCAAGCACCTGGTGGTCACCATCTCGCAGTCGGGCGAAACTCTCGACACCATGGAAGCGCTGAAGTACGCCAAGTCGCTCGGCCACAGCGCTGCGCTGTCGATCTGCAACGTACGTGAATCGGCCATCCCGCGCGCGTCCGAACTGGTGTTCTACACCCGCGCCGGCGCCGAGATCGGCGTGGCTTCGACCAAGGCCTTCACCACCCAGTTGGTGGCGCTGTTTGCGCTGGCGGTAACGTTGGGCAAGGTGCGCGGCCGCGTCAGCGACGAGCAGCAGGCGCAGTACCTTGACGAACTGCGCCACCTGCCGGGCAGCGTGCAACATGCACTCAACCTCGAGCCGCAGATCAAGGCCTGGGCCGACAAGTTCGCCGCCAAGAACGACGCGCTATTCCTCGGCCGCGGCCTGCACTACCCGATCGCCCTGGAAGGCGCGCTCAAGCTCAAGGAAATCTCCTATATCCACGCCGAAGCCTACCCGGCGGGCGAGCTGAAGCACGGTCCGCTGGCGCTGGTCGACAGCAACATGCCGGTGGTGGTGATCGCGCCGAACGACAGCCTGCTGGAAAAGGTGAAGTCCAATATGCAGGAAGTGCGCGCGCGCGGCGGCGAGCTGTTCGTGTTCGCCGACCTCGACAGCCACTTCAGCGAGTCGGAAGGCGTGCACGTGATCCGCACCCCGCGCCACGTCGGCGTGCTGAGCCCGGTGGTGCACGCCATCCCGGTGCAGCTGCTGGCCTACCACGCCGCGCTGGCACGCGGCACCGACGTCGACAAGCCGCGCAACCTGGCCAAGTCGGTGACAGTCGAATGA
- a CDS encoding DeoR/GlpR family DNA-binding transcription regulator, whose translation MTKRNTQQRRHAIAALVQERGEVSVDELTKRFSTSEVTIRKDLALLETGGLLLRRYGGAVSLPSEMVVEEDAEQVSQRKIAIARAAAERIRDHNRVIIDSGTTTSAMIPLLGNKRGLVVMTNSLKVAGALCELENEPTLLMTGGTWDPHSESFQGQVAEQVLRSYDFDQLFIGADGIDLERGTTTFNELVGLSRVMAEVAREVIVMVESEKIGRRIPNLELPWERIHTLVTDDALAMEAREKIRAKGITLICAPSPSDNSRRK comes from the coding sequence ATGACGAAACGAAATACTCAACAGCGACGCCATGCCATTGCCGCCCTGGTTCAGGAGCGCGGCGAGGTGAGCGTCGACGAGCTGACGAAACGTTTCTCGACCTCCGAGGTGACCATCCGCAAGGACTTGGCCTTGCTGGAAACGGGTGGACTGCTGCTGCGCCGTTACGGCGGGGCCGTCTCCCTGCCCAGTGAAATGGTGGTCGAAGAGGATGCCGAGCAGGTTTCACAACGAAAGATCGCCATTGCCCGTGCCGCCGCCGAGCGGATTCGCGACCATAACCGCGTCATCATCGACAGCGGCACCACCACCAGTGCCATGATTCCCTTGCTCGGCAACAAGCGCGGGCTGGTGGTGATGACCAATTCGCTCAAGGTGGCGGGAGCGCTGTGCGAGCTGGAAAACGAACCGACGCTGCTGATGACCGGCGGCACCTGGGACCCGCATTCCGAGTCTTTTCAGGGGCAGGTGGCGGAGCAGGTGCTGCGTTCCTATGATTTCGACCAACTCTTCATCGGCGCGGACGGCATCGATCTCGAGCGCGGCACCACCACCTTCAACGAATTGGTGGGCCTCTCTCGGGTGATGGCGGAAGTGGCGCGCGAAGTGATCGTCATGGTCGAGTCGGAGAAGATCGGCCGCCGCATCCCCAACCTGGAGTTGCCGTGGGAGCGGATTCATACCCTGGTGACGGACGACGCCCTCGCCATGGAGGCCAGGGAAAAGATACGGGCGAAGGGCATCACGCTGATTTGCGCGCCTTCGCCCAGTGACAATTCAAGGAGAAAATAA